The Selenomonadales bacterium genome contains the following window.
CGGTTACCAAACGGACAGTTTTCCTGCCTTTTATACGCGCGAGAGTGCATTGTCGGTAACCCATCGACTTGATGAACCTGAAGCAATCGCTAGACTCATGTATGCTAAGTGGCATCTTCCGTTGCGAGGGGGGATCGTCATAGCTAATCCAATACCAGAAGAACACAGCATTCCATCCGAATGGATTGACGAAAAAATCAACTATGCCTTGGAGGAAGCCTCTTCGCAGGGCATCAAAGGAAAAGACACAACGCCTTTTCTGCTTTCAAGAGTGAAAGAGTTAACCGAAGGTTCGTCGCTGAAAGCTAACCTAGAGCTTGTGTACAACAACGCCGTCCTCGCAGCGCGTATTGCGAAATCATATTCGCAGCTTGTAAAACAGAACCCGTAAGAGTCAAGCGGCCCCCGCCTTGCGTTGCTGCGCTCATGGCCATGACTAGGGCTGTTTTGCTGCCTAGGGCGCGCGAAGGCGTTGACATGCGCATAATTCAGGCGCATACTGATCTAGCTGACATATGAGCGCGCGCCTCGACTTGCCTTTACCTTTGATTTTTCATAGAATAAAAGTAAAGCAGCATGGGAGGTGGTAAGGTTGCTGGCAAAGGTGTCGTCAAAGGGGCAGATTGTTTTACCGAAAGCAGTGCGTGAAAAGTTGAATGTAAGGGCAGGGTCCTTTGTTCGTTTCGAGCAGACCGCCGATGGTTTTAAGGTTGTAAAAGGCGACGGCCTTGCATCATTGCAGGGGAAGTTTAAACAGCAGGCGGCAAAAACCGGCATCAGCGTGGATGCTGCCATACAGGCGGCCAGAGAGGAGGTCGCCCATGGGCGGGCAAAACGTTGAAGTCATTCATGCCAATGTCGTGCTCCGCTATCTAGTTGATGATGGGGATCAGGCGACGCGCGCCGGGCTGCTATTGCAGGCAGCGGACCAAGAAGAAAAAACACTGCTGTTGCCAGACTTGGCACTGGCAGATATTGTGTGGGTTCTAGAGACGGTATACAAAACGCCGCGACCTGAGATTAGAGATGCAGTAAGCGTGTTGCTGAGTGTGCGCGGGTTGAAGTTCAGCGCAGGAAAGGCGCTGGTCGCAGATGCTTTGGCATTGTATGCGGAGAAGAACATTGACTGGTCTGACGCCTTTATCGCCGCCCAGATGACCGCCCTGAAGCTACGGACAATATACTCATTCGACAAAGATTTTGATCGCATCCCCGGCATTCAGAGAATAGAACCTATGTTCTGAATCAATCAGGGCTGCCCACCGGAGTGGGCAGCCCTGATTCGATCCCTCTCAGGAGTACTAGCCTTTGAGACGTGGATAAGATCGTGCGTCAATCCAGTCAATAACCTGACGAGTAGAATATGTCGACATTCGACAGCGCCGTAGATTTGTCTGTCAAATGCGCGCGCACCGGTGCTATAATCTGAATAGTAACATAT
Protein-coding sequences here:
- a CDS encoding AbrB/MazE/SpoVT family DNA-binding domain-containing protein, whose product is MLAKVSSKGQIVLPKAVREKLNVRAGSFVRFEQTADGFKVVKGDGLASLQGKFKQQAAKTGISVDAAIQAAREEVAHGRAKR
- a CDS encoding PIN domain-containing protein: MGGQNVEVIHANVVLRYLVDDGDQATRAGLLLQAADQEEKTLLLPDLALADIVWVLETVYKTPRPEIRDAVSVLLSVRGLKFSAGKALVADALALYAEKNIDWSDAFIAAQMTALKLRTIYSFDKDFDRIPGIQRIEPMF